CTGCTGCTCACAGACTCGTGCGCATCGTCGTGTGCAGACACTACACGGGGCATTTAACAGACAGAACAAGAAGAATACATTACAGGATTTCAATCAAATAGAAAACCCTCGTGTTGTTCCTAGCTCCAACCTCTGTTACtgacattttttaataatgcacTGGTCATTTTTCACTGGACTTACAACTGGACACAGAATCAACACTTTAGTCATAGGTGCCAGCTTTTTTCCCTCTGTATAGCAGATTGTgagaaagtcacaattacctttttttctatatcggaaacaggcttccattcAACACCACAGTATAAAGTATTCGGCATGATGTAAACTAACCTGTTAAGTTCTCCTTATCTTCATGCGAGAGGAGCTGGTGTTTGCCCGTGTTGAGATTCCTCAGCGCAGCCTCCAGAACACGTCTGGGTTTAGCATTCATCTCAAAAGCCTTCTGAAGAATCAAAGTGCACTTCTTAATGTTCCCTGGAGAGAGTGAAAGCAATGAATGACCTCGTGTTCCTCTCAATCAGGCACAAGCTCACCACATGCCTCAGGTTTTGAAGTCTCCTCACCTTGTAAAAGCTCAAACTGAGCGTAAGCAACGTGAACGAAGGCAAAATCCTTACAGTAGGATCTCGCTATGTCAAAACTAGCTTGTGcatcatttacatcttggatgctgTTGATGGAGAGAGAATAAATTAGATAATGCATTCAAATATTGCCAGTTGAAAGAAAGTAAGAAAAAGTTCACCTAAAGCAACATTTCAAAGCATATATTTAGTATGTTGTATAATGGATAAACAAAACTATTCTGTAAAGATCATTATAAACAGAATTTCCATGCTGATGAAAGACTGTTAGAAGTCATTTCAGATCCCAGTGAAACAGAGACTTACGCCTTCAACTCTGCGAATCTGACCAGCATCTGGGCGTAGCTCTCAATCTGGCTGTACTTGCCCGGCGGCATGCTGGAGAAGACACGCGTGTAGCCGTCGATGAGTTTAGCGAGCAGGCCGGGGTCTGTCTGAGGATTGCCCTTCCTCTCCAGATTGGTCAGAAGCGTCCGGCAGGTGTCCGGAGAGTGAGAGCTGATGGCCTGGTTGATGTGATCCGTGTCATCTGTACAGAGGAAAAGCTGGAGATGTTCTGCTCTGCTCGACTAACAACCCAGGACCTTGTTATGGCCAATTCATTTTCATGCCTTTTGCATTCTTTCATAATTAGgattgttaaaaaaacatttcagagacTGAATATTTCAGACAAACGTTTATGTTGAAACTACAGCAATCTCTTCAAGATTGTGTTCAATTCCGTAACATTCCCAGGTCTGGATTTCCCTGATGTATCCGTGTTTTAAACTGTGGGATACGAGTAAGCATATGTATCACCGTAGTCTGGAGGTTCTTCTTACCATCAGTGTATAACTTCTTGATCTTGGCCAGCCGCTGACACAGCATGGCGATCTGCATCTGTCTCTCTGTGCTCTCTTCTTCATCCATCTCTGCACACTGAACAACACACCACACACTTCAGTTAGTGTACTGCACTGACCTCTCAGGAGAGATGACAGGATAGTTCAGTCTATGCCTGTCATTACAAACATGTCTCACCAAAGCCTTAATGGATCTTAATATATTCCAAGTGTACAAACCTAAATAACTAGGCCCAGGCTTTGCCAAGACAACATTCAAAGCTTGTTCTGATGACATTACACTTAACGTAAAGTTCGTCATCCCTGTCTGGAGCCCTTTCAGCATCTGAGCTAGTTCTTTATCCACTAAACTAGAGCTTAACTCTCATCACATGTATCATATGACGGAATAGTTTTTAACCTGCTGTGATTATTAACCCGTGGCCGGATGCTAACTAACTTAGCCACCCGGCTAAACTTACTTTACAACAGAAAATTCCTCGTTGACAATCGTGTATTAGTGATTTAAGTATTACCCACCTAAACATAGACGCACTAAATCGCATTGTTGGCATTTTGGACGATGTTATAGAGTATTTTAAAGCAGTATACTTACAGAGACGGAGAAAGCAGGCAAATTTGACGATCGAGCGAATGTTTTGTTGAAAAAACCGTTTCAAAATCCGCGACTTCCACCCGACCGCGCGTTCCTATTGGTCCATTTGTATTCCACGTGACCACTTCACATTTAAGGGGCGGGGCTTCAGCAGCCGTCGTCTTTCCTTCTTTGAGAGAGATTTGGAGAAGCGCGGATGACGGAACAAAAACCGtgtcatatataaaataacagaATTCATCCtgttaaatataaagtactaCTTCCTATGTAGATGTAAAGATGTGTAGAATTGATAGgacataaacaaaatatttataactaTGTGGAATtaatataatgattaattatattaaatgttttcaatttaaaaGAGATGTGAGAAGCATTTTTTATAGAATACTTATTATCATGTAGAGTTCCACATACATCCAATAAAATAAGCTTTATTCAATCCatgtaaatgtagttttaaactgtagttttagtttaccataaaaaATTGGTAGAAATGTTgctcataatttatttaaaacatctgCTAGCTCCGTTATCTTTCGTGCCAAAATCAGTTTGACAATTCAAGTTTAATATCTTTATTCTTAATTTAGTGTTTGAAGTTCAATATAACACTGTAAACAACCTGAAAGATGTCTCCAGTAACACTATTTAATAAATGTGCGGTTATGTTTAACAGTCACTCGTAAAACTGTAAAAACTAGATGCatttttgtgaataaataaaagacaaatacaaCATACAGCGGCACTTtcttttatttatgattatttctgGTAGTGAAACTTTTCTAaaggtgttaaaaaaaaacaagctcataCACAAATCATTCCTTGCTggaataaattaaatagaaatcaaAAAGAGTTTACTGAAAGGTTGGAATACATTTTCCAGGCAGAGAAATGTTAATGTACACAAATGTAATGAGCATTTAATTACTTATAATATTGACCACATTGGTACATAATGACTCAAAATTTTGATATATGCTAGATCGAAGACCTTAAACAACACTTACTAATAAACAAGGTATGTTTAGGAATGACAGTGCTGTTTTATTAATCATATCTGCACATCTAAGCATTAGTCCATCTGCTGGCCTTGCTTGGGTCCTTCCAGCTTGCGGAGAGTTTCATCCCACTGTGAAAACTGCTTCGATAAGAGAAACATCTGTGGGGGAAGTTAAGGATAAGGCATTCATGTGAATAAATTCAGCTCGTTGTGTGCTGTGTTTAGCTCCAGGGGGATCTTAACACATGGCAAGCAGCGCAAGAATTAAATATAACTTTCACCACGAGGAAGGATACCATTTTGTTGTATTCTTCAAACAGCTTCTTCACTTCAGCAGACAACTCTTCATTCTGGTCCTGTGGAAGTCAATCAGGATTAACACAGGTTTATAGAGGAATACAGATCAGAAAGCTTCTGGACATGTTGTGATTATTGAGAGCATTTGTTGAGCAATATTTGTGTCACCTGCTGTTGAATGTGAATCTGTGACAATCGCTGCACTTTAGTGGTCAGCTCGGGGACCGCTGTGATGTGAGGGAGAATATATGAAAGAGGGGAAAAACAGTGTTGTTATGAATACAAGCAGATGACTGAAGTCAGACTTAAAGAAAAGGCTTGTTTATATATCTGTGAAATATTTGTCAGGAGTGTCTGACCTTTGATGTGGCTGCTGTCCAGAAGAGGCTGCAGATTGTGCACCTGCTCCAGTAACGTGGCCTGAGATCGCAGAAACTCCTCCTCTGTGGAGAAAGAATGAGGTTCAGACGGTTTAGATCAGTCCATTCACAGATATGACATGTGTAGTGGTTCTCCactggtgaaaaaaaataaaaataaattctttgtatgcatgtatgtatgtttctAGCTCACAACTAAGTCAGAATACCTTTTTAGACTGTGACAGAACAAAAGCATTGTGAATTGC
The nucleotide sequence above comes from Carassius gibelio isolate Cgi1373 ecotype wild population from Czech Republic chromosome B16, carGib1.2-hapl.c, whole genome shotgun sequence. Encoded proteins:
- the dctn3 gene encoding dynactin subunit 3, coding for MEGKNNVDELDARLQLLEKRVYGERGGGRTNKPVKCAESLTRISAALANTANKRERVKILHKKIEDLLKYLDPQFTDFICVPDAMKLEFILAEEEFLRSQATLLEQVHNLQPLLDSSHIKAVPELTTKVQRLSQIHIQQQDQNEELSAEVKKLFEEYNKMMFLLSKQFSQWDETLRKLEGPKQGQQMD